In the Rhodothermales bacterium genome, CGCGAGTTTCCCGCCGTCGCGTCGGTCTCGACCGATTCCCTCGCGGCGTGGCTCGACGACTCGACGCGCGTGCCGCCGCTGCTCCTCGACGCGCGAGAGTCGGAGGAGTACGCCGTGAGCCATCTCCCCGGCGCACTCCGCGTCGACCCCGACGCCTCGGCCGAAGCACTCGCCGCCGCCCTCCCGGGGGACTTCGACCCGGCGCGCCCCGTCGTCGTCTACTGCTCGGTGGGCTACCGATCCGCCCGCATCGCCGACCGGCTCGAAACAGCAGGCGCGCGGGACGTACGCAACCTCGACGGCTCGATCTTCAAATGGGCGAACGAGGGTCGCCCCGTCGTCCGCGACGGCGCGACGGTCCGGGAAGTCCACCCCTACGATGCTACGTGGGGCCGCCTGCTGAACCGCGACCTCCGCGCCGAGTAACCCTCCCTCCACGTCTCTCCTCTCTCTTCCCTATTCCGCCATGGATTTCGCCAGCACGCCCTTCGCCCGCTTCATCGTCAGCCCCGCCGGCCGCGCTACGCGCATCGGGGCCGGCCTCGCGCTCCTCATCGGCGGCCTCGCCCGGCGCGACACGGCCGGCGGCAAGACCGCAGCCGTGCTCAGCCTCGTCCCGCTCGCGGCCGGGGCGCTCGACCTCTGCGTGCTCGCGCCGCTCTTCGGCGCCCCGCTCGACGGCGAGGCCGTCCGCCGCGCCGGAAGCTGATCGCTACGGGACCGCGACGGGTTCGGCCACTTCTTCGATCCCGATCGGTGCGCGCGCCTGTGCCCCCGGCTTCGGCGGAATCCGGCTCATCGCTAGTTCGGCCATCGCCGTGATCGTCAGGCTCGGGTTGACGCCGGGGTTCGCTGGCAGCATCGAGCCGTCGACGGCGTAGAGGCCGGGGTAGCCGTGCACCTGCGCGTCCACGCCGATCACGCCCTCCTCGGCGTCGCGGCCGTAGGGGCAGCCGCCGAGGATGTGCGCCGTCATCGGCATGTCGAGCAGACCCTCGTTGACCGTGCCGTTGGCGATGCCGTTCGTCTTCTCCGCGAAGCGGCGCGTGACCTCGTGCGCGATCGGGAGGTGGACGGGGATCGTCCGCTCGTCGTCGGGCTCCGAGATGAGGTCGCGGCGCCCGCCGGTCCAGCGGCTCCGGCCGAAGCGGAGGCGGATGCGGTTGTCGACGGTCTGCATCACGAGGAGGATCGTCGCGCGGTCGGCCCAGCCGGGGAGGACGTGCGTGCGGAGGAAGTCCTTCGGGCGACGGGCGATGTCCACGATGGACTTGGCGAGCCGCGCGGGGAAGCTATCGGCGATGATCGGCGGCCCCGAGAGGTAGCGCATCAGCCCCGAGCCCGAGGGGTAGCGAACGGGCTCGACCGTCGTCACGTCGTCGGCGTAGAAAATCGACGTGATGGCGACGCCCTTCGAGTAGTCCGGCTCGGGCGTGCGGCTGACCGAGCCCATGAGTGCCTCGCTGTTCGTGCGGACGCGCTCGCCGAGGCGGGGCGACACGTCGGGGAGCGAGCCGGTGACGTCGCGGCAGCGGAAGAGGAGCCGCTGCGTGCCCAGCGCGCCGGCCGAAAGGATCACGTTCCGGGCGCGGACGCGCTGCGTATCGCGGCGGAGCGGGCGCGTCGAGCGGCGGTGGACGACCTCGTAGCGCGCGCCGTCGTCGCCGGTGATCGGGCGGATATCCTGCACGAGCCGTTCGGCCCACACCTCGGCGCCGCCCTGCTCCGCGAGGTAGAGGTAGTTCTTGACGAGCGTGTTCTTCGCGTCGTAGCGGCAGCCGACCATGCAGCCGCCGCAGTGGATGCAGCCCGTCCGCGCCGGCCCCGTGCCGCCGAAGAACGGGTCCGGCACTGTCTCCCCCTCCTCACCGAAGTAGACGCCGACCGGGGTGGGCTCGAACGTGTCGCCTCGGCCGAGTTCGTCGGCGATCTCGCGCATCACGTGGTCGGCGGGCCAGAGGCGGGGGTTGCGGGCGACGCCGAGCATCCGCCGAGCCGTGTCGTAGTGCGGGCGGAGCGCATCGCCCCACGGGATCGGATCGTTCCATGCCGGCGTCTCGAACGTCTCGTCGTAGGGCTGCATCAGCACGCCCGCGTAGCCGAGACTGCCGCCGCCGACGCCCGCGCCGTGGAGGACGAGCACGTCTTTGAACGGGCTGATCTGCAGAATCCCGAAGCACCGGAGCGCGGGGGCCCAGAGGTAGCGCCGCGCGTTCCACGTCGACCGGGCGAAGTCCTCGTCGCGGAACCGCTTGCCGCGCTCCAACACGAGCACGCGGTAGCCCTTCTCCGCGAGGCGGAGCGCCGCCACGCTCCCGCCGAAACCGGAGCCGACGATGACATAGTCGTAGGTCTCGCTGGAGGGAGACGAGCGGTGGCCGGAGCGCGCACGCGGGAGTTCCATCACGCCGGGGGTTTCCCGAGCGGCGGGGATTCGCCACCGGGGGTAGGGCAAGTTCGAGCGCGCCGGGCGACGGGGCGAGAGCCGAGGGCCGCACGCGCCGTAGGCCATCGTCCCGCCGTCGTGTGGGGGCGCGGCTGATATCCCCAGCGCTACGCCGCGGTCTTCCGGTAGCGCGCGAGGGCGAGCGGGAGCGTAACGACGGCGAAGAGCGCCATCGCCCCGATGCCGCCGGCCACCTCGCGGAGCCCGGCCCCCTTCATCAGCACGGCCCGCAGCAGCGCCGCGAAATGCTTGATCGGGTTCAGCTCGGCGAGCGCCTGCGCCCACCCCGGCATCGACTGCACGGGGGTGAAGATGCCGCCGAGGAAGAAGAACGTCACGAGCACGAAGAACGTCACGAACATCGCCTGCTGCTGCGTCGCCGCAACCGTCGAGACGAGGAGGCCGAGGCTGAGCGCGGCGAGGAGGTAGACCGCCGCGCCTGCGTAGACCACGGCGACCGAGCCCACGAACGGAATCCCGAAGACGAACCGGATAAGCGCGAGCCCGAGCGTGAGTTCGAGCAGGCCGAGCGCCCAGAACGGGATCAGCTTGCCGGCGATGAACTGCCCCCGCGTGATCGGCGTGACGTTGAGCTGCTCCAGCGTCCCGATCTCTTTCTCGCGCGCGATGTTCTGCGCCGTCAGCAGAATGCCGACGAGCGTCACCAGCGACGCGAGCAGCCCGATCGCCATGTACGCGAGGTAGCCGCGCTCCGGGTTGTAGAGCGTCCGCGTCTGCACCGCCACGCCCCGCATCGACGAGGCAGAGCGAGCAGGCGCTAGCTCAGCGCGCGAGAACGCAGCGAGGATCTGCGCGGCGTACGACTGCACGACGCCCGCCGCCGCGCCGTCCTCCGCGTTGAGCACGAGTTGGACCGTCGGTGCCGCGCCCCGGCCGAGGTCGCGCGCGAACCCGGCGGGGATGCGGAGCACGGCCCCTGCCTCGCGCTCCAACAGGGCGTCGTCGGCCTGGTCGCCCGACGCCGTGTACAGTGCGACGTCGAACCGGCCGCTCGCCGTGAACCGCTCGACGAGCCGCTCCGACGCCGGGCTTCGGTCGAGATCGACGAGCGCGAGGTCGGTGTGCTTCACCTCGAACGTCATCGCCTGCGAGAGGATGAGGAGTTGGAGGATCGGCGGGACGAAGATCTGCACGAGCATGATCCGGTCGCGGAGGACCTGGAGGATCTCTTTCCGAACAATGGCAAGAATCGTACGCATGGCGGCAGCCTACCCGATCCGGTCGTTGAACGAGCGCGCGCCGGCGGCGAGGAGCACGACGGCGAACACGCAGATCACGAGCACCTCCTTCCACAGCACGGCGAGGCCGACGCCTTTCAGCATCACCCCACGCGCGATGATGATGAACCACGTCGCCGGAACGATGTTGGTCACCGGCTGCAACCACCCCGGCATCGAGGCAATCGGGAAGATGAAGCCGGAGAGGGCGAGCGTCGGGAGCAGCAGGCCGAGGAGCGCGCCCATCATCGCCGTCCGCTGGTCCGGCGTCCGTGACGAGATGACGACGCCGAGCGCGAGCGAGACGAGGACGTAGACGAGCGCGGCGGCGAGGAGCAGTCCGATGCTCCCATGCACCGGCACCCCGAAGACGAGCCACGCCACGCCGAGCGCCGACACCGCGTTGACGAACGCGAGCACGAGGTACGGCACCACCTTCCCGACGACGATCTGGAACGGGCGCAGGGGCGAGACGAGCAGCACTTCGAGCGTCCCCGTCTCTTTCTCTTTGGCGAGCGAGATCGCCGTCATGAGTGCAGAAACGAGCGTGAGCACGAATGCGAGCAGGCCGGGCACGAAGAGGTTTTCGCTCGCGAGCGTCGGGTTGAACCGCATCCGCGTCGCCGTGCGCACGACCGCCGCGCCGCCGCCCCTCTCGCTCGACCACGCCTGCACGACGGTCCGCACGTAGCCCTCGGCCGTCGCGGCGAAGTTCGCATTCGTCCCGTCGCTAACGACGAGCACCTCGGCCGTCCCGCGCCCGACGCCTCGCGCGAAACCGATCGGGAGCACGAGGGCGACGTCGGCCTCGCCTGCCCGGAGCATGGGCTCGACGGAGTCGACGCTCGCGACCACGCCGACGAGCCGGAGCGCCGTCGTCGAGGCCACGGCGCGCGTCAGTTCGAGGCTCCGCGCGTCGCGCGAGGGGTCGACGACGACGACGCGGACGCCTTCGACGTCGGTGCGGATCGCGAAGCCGAAGAGGAGGACCATCGCGACGGGCATCAGCAGGAGCACGGCGAGGGTCTGCCGGTCGCGCAAGATGTGGCGCGTCTCCTTGACGACGAAGCTGCGGAAGGCACTCATGGCGGTGGCGGATTACGAGGGGCGAGCGAGACGGACAAACACGCCTTCGATGGAAGTAGCGCCGAACTGCGCCTTCAGCTCGGCGGGTGTCCCGAGCGCAGCGATCCGGCCGTCGACCATGATCGAGACACGGTCGCAATACTCCGCCTCGTCCATGTAGTGCGTCGTGACGAAGACCGTCGTGCCGCGCGCGGCGGCGGCGTAGATCATCTCCCAGAACTGCCGGCGCGTGACGGGGTCGACGCCGCCCGTGGGCTCGTCGAGGAAGACGACGTCGGGCTCGTGGAGGAGCGCGACGGAGAACGCGAGTTTCTGCTTCCATCCGAGCGGGAGCCGGCCGACGCGCTCGTTCGCGGTATGCTCGAAGCCGAGTTGCTGGAGGAGCGTCGCCATCCGCTCGTCGATCACGCGGTCGACGAGCCCGTAGACCCGACCGTAGAAGCGGACGTTCTCGCGCACGGTGAGGTCGTCGTAGAGCGCGAAGCGCTGGCTCATGTAGCCGATCCGGCGCTTGACCGCCTCGGGCTCCGTCGCCACGTCGAAGCCAGCCGTGTGCGCTTCGCCGCCGGAGGGCGCGAGAAGGCCCGTGAGCATCTTCATCGCCGTCGTCTTCCCCGCGCCGTTCGCGCCGAGGAAGCCGAATACCTCGCCCTTCGCCACGGAAAACGTGATGGCGTCTACGGCCGTGAAGTCGCCGAACGTCCGTGTGAGGTCGCGCGCCCACACGGCCGCGTCGTCCTTTGCAATCATGGGCTCGCGGTCAGACATGACGAACCTCGGCGGCGGCATCGAGATCGTCCATTAGCGCCATGAACACGTCCTCGACTGAGGGCTCGGCGGGCTCGGCGACGACGCCGGTCCACCCTTCGGCGTCGAGCGTGCGGCGGGCGGACGCGGCGAGGGCGGCGGCGTGCTCCCGGCTCGCCGCGCCGGTGCCGGTGATGTGGACCCACTCGCCGAACACGTCGGCGCGAGCGACGCCGTTGGTGGCGCGGAGCGTGCGGAGGAGCGCGGCGCGATCGCCCTCGGCGCGAACGCGAGCGAGGGGCGCGGCGAACGCGCGGGCGACGGCTTCGGGCGTGTCGGGCGCGCGGAGCAGCCGGCCGTTCTGGAGGAGCGCGATCCGGTCGCAGCGCGCGGCCTCGTCCATGTATGGCGTCGAGACGAGCGTCGTGATCCCGCCCGCCCGCAGTTCGGCCAGCATGTCCCAGAACTCAACGCGGCTGACGGCGTCGACGCCCGTCGTCGGCTCGTCGAGGACGAGCACGCGGGGGCGGTGGACGAGCGCGCACGAGAGCGCGAGCTTCTGCTTCATCCCGCCCGAAAGCGCGCCCGCGCGGCGGTCGTCGAAGGGCTCGATCTGTGCATAGATCGGCGCGATGAAGTCGTACTCGGCCTCGACCGTCGTCCCGAAGACGGAGGCGAAAAACTCTAGGTTCTCACGGACGGTGAGGTCGGGGTAGAGCGAGAACCGGCCGGGCATGTAGCCGACGCGGCGGCGAATCTCGCGGTAGTCGCGCACGATGTCGAGCCCGTCGACCGTCGCCGTCCCGTCGTCGGGCAGGAGGACGGTGACGAGGAGGCGGAACAGCGTTGACTTCCCCGCCCCGTCGGGGCCGATCACGCCGAACAGCTCGCCGCCTTCAACGGCGAGCGAGACGCCGTCGAGCGCGGGCGTTCCGTCGAAGCGCTTGACGAGGCCGTCGACGGTGACAGCGGCGGGAGCGTGGGGCATCGTCATTCCTCCGTCGGGCCGGGGGCAAAGCGGACCTCGCCCGGCATCCCGACTTTGAGCAAACCGTCCGGGTTGGGCACGCGGACGTCGAAGGCGTAGACGAGCTCGGCCCGCTCGTCGCGGGTCTGGATCGGCGTCGGGGTGAACTGCGCTTCGGCGGCGATCCACGTCACCATGCCTGCAAGCGAGCGCAGCGCGCCGTCCTCTCCATCGACGAGGATTTCCACCGACGCGCCGAGGCGGAGGCGCGGGAGCTGCGTGCCGCTGGCGTACGCGCGGAGCGTCAGCGTGTCGAGGTCGGCGACGGTGTAGAGCGGCGTGCCGGGCTGGACCGACTCGCCCCGCTCGGCGAGCACGGTGAGGACGGTTCCAGCCGTCGGGTTGACGACGCGCGCGTCACGCATCCGCTCGTCGATTTCGCCGATTTGTGCCTCGATCTGCCCGGCCTGCGCGGCGACGCTCGCGGCCTGCGCGCGGACGGTCCGCGCCCGCGCCGTCGCCTGCTCGATCTGCCGGCGGAGCACGGCGACCTCGCCCTCGCGCTGGTTCAGCTCCCGCGCCGTCGCGGCGGCATCGGCGAAGAGCCGTTGCGCGCGGGCGAGCTCTTTGCTTGCGGTTTCGAGTTGGGCGCGGAGGGCGCCAGCCTGCGCGGCGACCTCCGGCTCCTGCGCGAGCGTGGCCTGCCGCTGCGCCAGCAAGCTCTGCCGCTGCGCGCCGAGCGCCCGCCGCTGGAGCCCGAGTCGCGTCGTGTCGATGAGCCCAACGA is a window encoding:
- a CDS encoding rhodanese-like domain-containing protein produces the protein MIRRLLTSLAVLLGLGHTGCAQSGDGSLSWRAVDALIEREFPAVASVSTDSLAAWLDDSTRVPPLLLDARESEEYAVSHLPGALRVDPDASAEALAAALPGDFDPARPVVVYCSVGYRSARIADRLETAGARDVRNLDGSIFKWANEGRPVVRDGATVREVHPYDATWGRLLNRDLRAE
- a CDS encoding DUF2892 domain-containing protein — translated: MDFASTPFARFIVSPAGRATRIGAGLALLIGGLARRDTAGGKTAAVLSLVPLAAGALDLCVLAPLFGAPLDGEAVRRAGS
- a CDS encoding GMC family oxidoreductase, encoding MELPRARSGHRSSPSSETYDYVIVGSGFGGSVAALRLAEKGYRVLVLERGKRFRDEDFARSTWNARRYLWAPALRCFGILQISPFKDVLVLHGAGVGGGSLGYAGVLMQPYDETFETPAWNDPIPWGDALRPHYDTARRMLGVARNPRLWPADHVMREIADELGRGDTFEPTPVGVYFGEEGETVPDPFFGGTGPARTGCIHCGGCMVGCRYDAKNTLVKNYLYLAEQGGAEVWAERLVQDIRPITGDDGARYEVVHRRSTRPLRRDTQRVRARNVILSAGALGTQRLLFRCRDVTGSLPDVSPRLGERVRTNSEALMGSVSRTPEPDYSKGVAITSIFYADDVTTVEPVRYPSGSGLMRYLSGPPIIADSFPARLAKSIVDIARRPKDFLRTHVLPGWADRATILLVMQTVDNRIRLRFGRSRWTGGRRDLISEPDDERTIPVHLPIAHEVTRRFAEKTNGIANGTVNEGLLDMPMTAHILGGCPYGRDAEEGVIGVDAQVHGYPGLYAVDGSMLPANPGVNPSLTITAMAELAMSRIPPKPGAQARAPIGIEEVAEPVAVP
- a CDS encoding ABC transporter permease; translated protein: MRTILAIVRKEILQVLRDRIMLVQIFVPPILQLLILSQAMTFEVKHTDLALVDLDRSPASERLVERFTASGRFDVALYTASGDQADDALLEREAGAVLRIPAGFARDLGRGAAPTVQLVLNAEDGAAAGVVQSYAAQILAAFSRAELAPARSASSMRGVAVQTRTLYNPERGYLAYMAIGLLASLVTLVGILLTAQNIAREKEIGTLEQLNVTPITRGQFIAGKLIPFWALGLLELTLGLALIRFVFGIPFVGSVAVVYAGAAVYLLAALSLGLLVSTVAATQQQAMFVTFFVLVTFFFLGGIFTPVQSMPGWAQALAELNPIKHFAALLRAVLMKGAGLREVAGGIGAMALFAVVTLPLALARYRKTAA
- a CDS encoding ABC transporter permease; the encoded protein is MSAFRSFVVKETRHILRDRQTLAVLLLMPVAMVLLFGFAIRTDVEGVRVVVVDPSRDARSLELTRAVASTTALRLVGVVASVDSVEPMLRAGEADVALVLPIGFARGVGRGTAEVLVVSDGTNANFAATAEGYVRTVVQAWSSERGGGAAVVRTATRMRFNPTLASENLFVPGLLAFVLTLVSALMTAISLAKEKETGTLEVLLVSPLRPFQIVVGKVVPYLVLAFVNAVSALGVAWLVFGVPVHGSIGLLLAAALVYVLVSLALGVVISSRTPDQRTAMMGALLGLLLPTLALSGFIFPIASMPGWLQPVTNIVPATWFIIIARGVMLKGVGLAVLWKEVLVICVFAVVLLAAGARSFNDRIG
- a CDS encoding ABC transporter ATP-binding protein translates to MSDREPMIAKDDAAVWARDLTRTFGDFTAVDAITFSVAKGEVFGFLGANGAGKTTAMKMLTGLLAPSGGEAHTAGFDVATEPEAVKRRIGYMSQRFALYDDLTVRENVRFYGRVYGLVDRVIDERMATLLQQLGFEHTANERVGRLPLGWKQKLAFSVALLHEPDVVFLDEPTGGVDPVTRRQFWEMIYAAAARGTTVFVTTHYMDEAEYCDRVSIMVDGRIAALGTPAELKAQFGATSIEGVFVRLARPS
- a CDS encoding ABC transporter ATP-binding protein: MPHAPAAVTVDGLVKRFDGTPALDGVSLAVEGGELFGVIGPDGAGKSTLFRLLVTVLLPDDGTATVDGLDIVRDYREIRRRVGYMPGRFSLYPDLTVRENLEFFASVFGTTVEAEYDFIAPIYAQIEPFDDRRAGALSGGMKQKLALSCALVHRPRVLVLDEPTTGVDAVSRVEFWDMLAELRAGGITTLVSTPYMDEAARCDRIALLQNGRLLRAPDTPEAVARAFAAPLARVRAEGDRAALLRTLRATNGVARADVFGEWVHITGTGAASREHAAALAASARRTLDAEGWTGVVAEPAEPSVEDVFMALMDDLDAAAEVRHV
- a CDS encoding HlyD family efflux transporter periplasmic adaptor subunit, encoding MRRAHALIDLGALVLGVLLALLFFGGCGDGDEPDAYGNFEATETTVSADAQGHLLRFDVDEGDRLTEGTVVGLIDTTRLGLQRRALGAQRQSLLAQRQATLAQEPEVAAQAGALRAQLETASKELARAQRLFADAAATARELNQREGEVAVLRRQIEQATARARTVRAQAASVAAQAGQIEAQIGEIDERMRDARVVNPTAGTVLTVLAERGESVQPGTPLYTVADLDTLTLRAYASGTQLPRLRLGASVEILVDGEDGALRSLAGMVTWIAAEAQFTPTPIQTRDERAELVYAFDVRVPNPDGLLKVGMPGEVRFAPGPTEE